A single genomic interval of bacterium harbors:
- a CDS encoding riboflavin synthase, whose product MFKGIVEGTGRVLKVAPLRGGSRLRIQSPFALKDLEKGDSIAVNGCCLTVVGKSERTFEAELSHETLRVTNLKGVHVGSLVNLERPLRLADRIDGHLVQGHVDGVGRIRSVKKPGGSWEIEVSFPKALRRYLIPKGSVAVDGISMTVNRLTPRSFTLAVIPHTFQATNLKAKRAGDPVNLEVDMVGKYLESLSRYGGKKA is encoded by the coding sequence GTGTTTAAGGGCATTGTCGAGGGCACGGGGAGAGTCCTGAAGGTCGCTCCGCTCAGGGGCGGCAGCCGACTGAGAATCCAATCCCCATTTGCGCTTAAAGACTTAGAAAAGGGCGACAGCATCGCGGTCAACGGGTGTTGTCTGACGGTTGTCGGAAAGTCCGAAAGGACCTTCGAGGCCGAACTCTCCCACGAAACCCTGAGAGTCACGAATCTCAAGGGCGTTCACGTCGGCTCCCTGGTCAACCTGGAGCGGCCCCTACGCTTGGCCGACCGGATCGACGGGCATTTGGTGCAAGGCCACGTGGACGGCGTGGGACGGATCCGGTCTGTCAAGAAACCGGGTGGTTCCTGGGAGATCGAGGTCTCATTCCCAAAGGCCCTGCGGCGTTACCTGATCCCCAAGGGGTCGGTCGCCGTGGACGGCATCAGCATGACGGTCAACCGCCTGACCCCGCGGAGTTTCACCTTGGCCGTCATCCCCCACACCTTCCAGGCCACGAATCTCAAGGCCAAGCGGGCGGGCGACCCCGTCAACTTGGAGGTTGACATGGTGGGCAAATACCTCGAATCTTTAAGCCGTTATGGCGGAAAGAAAGCCTAA